TCTGAGTGGCTTCCTCTGAATCAGACTAATCGTACAGGCGCACTCTCACCTGTTCTGTTATTGAACTATATAATTTGCATCttcctatttatttattcatctttcaCACACTGCACTAAAATGTTTCCTGGTCTTATTTtatgtactgttgttgttgtagttatgTGCTTTGACAGGcgcctttaaataaatatattattattattattatcattatatttgaCTAACTAaccaacaggaaacaggatgtcACACAGACGGACGCTGATTGGACAGAGTCAACAGGAAGTGGACGTGATGCCAGGTGAGCTTtgctgtcctcagatcagtccTGTCCAGAATACAGCTTCAGTCCGTTTCAGATGAAGTTGAGGCGTCGTGTGATGTCAGTTGAGCGTCAGTCCCTCGCTGACGGGCATGTTGATGTGGGCAGTCAGCAGCGGCGAGCTCCTCCCCTCGTGCAGGACGAACACCTTGATGATGTCAGAGATGCCCTTGTCGCTGGTGCACTCAACAAAGGTCTCGACGGGGTAGATGAGTCCCGGCACCAGCAGGGGGATCCTCATGTAGGGGTTCCTCATCCGGTACAGGCTCTCGTCGTACAGGAAGCTGATGGCCAGGTTCATGACGGGTCGACACGCCGCCGTGTTCTGGACGTTCAGGGTCAGTTTGAAGGAGGGACCCAGACCCTGCACCACGGCGTTCATCTTCAGCGGCTCGGTGAGGCTGGAGGACATCGGCGTCAGGCTGGACTCCAGCGCCTTGACGTAGGCTTTGGCCGCCGCCAGGCGCAGGCGGCTCAGGTCCATCTGGAAGGCGCGGTGCATGGCCAGGCCGTTCTCTCGCTCCCTCAGAGTCTGGTCCACGTACAGCTTTGTCTTCTTGGGCACATTGAGCCGGACGCTCTGGGCCAGCGGCGGCCCGGGAGCGCTGTCCCTGTCATCGAACGCCGCCGTCCTCTTCAGGATCTTCACCATCAGGCCTCCTCCCTTAGTGGTCATGATGAGCGTCCCGTCCTCGCGGCCGTACCGGCCGAAGCAGATGCTGGTGACCACATCGGGCGTCTTGATCCTGCTCAGGAGGTTCTTGTCCCGGTACAGCTGGACTTCGCAGTTGGCCAGGCCCACCATAACCGCCTGGAATCCCCGAGTGGGGAGGTCCATGGAAGCCATGGTGGTGATGGGAGCGGCGAGGACTGCCTTCCACAGCTTCTTCCCCtgaagacacagagacacaatgaGACACATGGACAGGTCACTGTAGAGACGGGTCGCTGGACTGAAGCTGACCCGCTCAGCTGCTGACTGTCGGACCTGCCTCTCTCTACATTCTTGTGTtaattcattcttttatttttgtgtctttcAGTATTTTGTGTCTCTCGAGTCACTAGTGAGGCGACACagtttaaagatctgtgtgttgtgtgttgtgttgtgtgtgtgtgtgttaccttctGTGTGAAGCCCTGCAGGCTCTCGTTGGTGCAGCCGACCACCACGTTCTTCCCGACTCTCACCAGACCGACGGGATGAGACGGCAGCTCGATGCAGTACTTGGGTTTGTCCGACTCCCTGAGGAGCAGCaacacacacctgtcagctCCGAGTCCTCAAACAGTAACTCTCATTCATGTTTGAACTGTGCATCACATGTACGGGATCAGAAAAGGGTCAGAAAGCTGTCAGGAGCTGAGCGGGAACAGGTCTCCGTCAGGTGCGTCTCACCTGCGCAGGATGTAGATGTTGCCATTGCGACACGCCACCGTGATGCGAAACTCCACGTCAAACTGACCCGTCACATCCATCATGGTGGGAGCGGCGGGCAGcgacatctacacacacacacacacacacacacacacacacatctcatgGCACTCCCCGGTTGTCATGGAGATGGTTTTGTTTGTCATGTGATCTAATATTTCATCGTCTTTTTCAGCTACTGATCGTCTGTCATCAAATTTTGATTGGATTAAGAAACAATCTCTGAGCCTGAGAGTCATGAAGAGTGTCAGAAAGCTCCAGAAATCACTGATGTTTAACACTGAGCACAGATAATTGATCAGGACATTTTGTTAAAAGAAGGCAAACCATGAACAGAAGAATAACTCATGTTGTTGAAGAGGTGAGACGGTGATGTATCGGAGCGATGCTTATCAGATCTCTTTATGTGTTTCTCTTTTAGTCACCAGtcaccacattactgttgtttggtccgtTAACGTTGCTTCCTGGGACGTTGGACTAAAGACAGATTCCCATCATGCATCAGGGCCGCGTGATGTTTTTACCTTGGACAGGATGATGAACGCTTCGGGGTCGAGGACGTAGACGTCGCTGCTCTCTGTTCCGATCACCAGACAGCTGACACCGTCCTCGTCGGCCGTGCTCTTCTTCAGAGTCCCGATGCAGGTGATGACCGTCTGAAACACAGCGAGCACCGACCAATCAGAGTGAGCGAGGAGCTGATGTCATGATAACAGTGATGAAACACTGAAAGTCTGATTATTTAAACTTCTTTTTGAACTGACATTAGATTTTTGTCAGTCTTTATATCAAATGTTATGTTGTAACGTCACGTCATGACATCATGTTACTGATATTATAATGAGCTGTACCTGCCgcctgattggctgctgcttGTGCAGCTGGACAAACTCGTCCATGTCCTCGGTCTCCAGCGAGAGGAACCTGAGCGAGCGGACGGACAGCGGCACGTCGGCCTTCTTCCTGATGCTCTCCAGCATCTCCTTCATGGTCAGAGGGTCGATCTGACCCTCCCTCACCTGCTGCCACACgtcctgaccaatcagagagcagcacACGTCACAGGTACTCAGCTTCAGT
Above is a genomic segment from Sparus aurata chromosome 20, fSpaAur1.1, whole genome shotgun sequence containing:
- the bbs1 gene encoding BBSome complex member BBS1, whose translation is MSPVESGGDGGKWLDAHYDPVAGLYTFSSCVDLADLSGDGESRLVVGDLGSGSSGMKLKVYRGTALMSESTLLDLPAGLVAFFMDLHEPRIPAVAVASGPCIYVYKNLRPYFKFTLPSLEVNTLEQDVWQQVREGQIDPLTMKEMLESIRKKADVPLSVRSLRFLSLETEDMDEFVQLHKQQPIRRQTVITCIGTLKKSTADEDGVSCLVIGTESSDVYVLDPEAFIILSKMSLPAAPTMMDVTGQFDVEFRITVACRNGNIYILRRESDKPKYCIELPSHPVGLVRVGKNVVVGCTNESLQGFTQKGKKLWKAVLAAPITTMASMDLPTRGFQAVMVGLANCEVQLYRDKNLLSRIKTPDVVTSICFGRYGREDGTLIMTTKGGGLMVKILKRTAAFDDRDSAPGPPLAQSVRLNVPKKTKLYVDQTLRERENGLAMHRAFQMDLSRLRLAAAKAYVKALESSLTPMSSSLTEPLKMNAVVQGLGPSFKLTLNVQNTAACRPVMNLAISFLYDESLYRMRNPYMRIPLLVPGLIYPVETFVECTSDKGISDIIKVFVLHEGRSSPLLTAHINMPVSEGLTLN